The Candidatus Deferrimicrobium sp. genome includes the window GCTGACGCAGAAGTCGCCGCGGAGGATCAGCGCTTTCCTGGTGGAGCCCGGGACTCCAGGGCTCTCCGTCGGGAAGTGCGAGCGCAAAATGGGGCTCAAGGGGTCCGACACCGTCTCCCTTTCCTTCGAGGAGTGCCGTGTGCCGGGATCGGCGATGCTGGGCGCCCCCGGGGAAGGGTTGAAGATCGCGCTCTCGACGCTCGACGGCGGACGGATCGGCATCGCGTCGCAGGCGATCGGGATCGCGCGGTCGGCGCTTTCCACGGCGACGGAGTACGCGAGGGACCGGCGTCAATTCGGGCAGGCGATCGGTGAATTCCAGGCGATCCAGTGGATGCTCGCTGACGCGGCGACCGAGCTCGACGCCGCCCAGTTGCTCGTATTCCGCGCGGCGAGCCTGAAGGAGAAGGGCTTGCCGTATTCGAAAGAGGCATCGATGGCCAAGCTCTTCGCCACGGAGGCGGGGAATCGCGCGAGCCTCTCCGCTGTGCAGGTGCTGGGCGGGTACGGGTACATCCGGGAATACCCGGTGGAGCGTCACCTGCGCGATATCCGGGTGACCACGATCTACGAGGGGACCTCCGAGATCCAGCGGCTTGTGATCTCGCGGGCCCTCTGCGGGTAGGCACGCCGTGAGCGGGGGGGCGATCGGAAAAGGATACGTCCAGGTCTACACCGGGAACGGGAAAGGGAAGACCACCGCTTCCCTCGGGCTCGCCGTTCGCGCCGCCGGCCATGGTCTTAAAACGGTCATCATCCAGTTCATGAAGGGGTGGATCGACTACGGCGAACTCGCGGGGGTCCGTATGCTCGCCCCCCACGTTGAAATCCATCAGGCGGGGCGCGACACTTTCGTGAACCGGAAGAACCCGGACCCCGAGGACATCCGCCTCGCCCGGGAAGGTTGGAAACTGGCGAAGGAAATTATCTCGGGCCGGATGGCGGATATCGTGGTTCTCGACGAGATCAATTGCGCAATGGATTTCGGCCTCCTCCCCGTGGGGGAGGTCCTCGAGGCGATCAAGCGGAAGCCCGACGGCATGGAACTCGTTCTAAC containing:
- a CDS encoding acyl-CoA dehydrogenase family protein, whose translation is MDFRLTDEQLQVEEMVRGLSRKEFAPRAAQVDEESRYPAENHRRLAELGLLGMLYPASYGGAEAGPVSYAIALREVAGGCASTGVGMAVTNMTGEAIFRFGNDAQRSRYLPMLSAGKGAGAFALTEPGAGSDAGGLSTFARKDGDGFILDGSKVFITNGSHACVMIVMALTQKSPRRISAFLVEPGTPGLSVGKCERKMGLKGSDTVSLSFEECRVPGSAMLGAPGEGLKIALSTLDGGRIGIASQAIGIARSALSTATEYARDRRQFGQAIGEFQAIQWMLADAATELDAAQLLVFRAASLKEKGLPYSKEASMAKLFATEAGNRASLSAVQVLGGYGYIREYPVERHLRDIRVTTIYEGTSEIQRLVISRALCG
- the cobO gene encoding cob(I)yrinic acid a,c-diamide adenosyltransferase — encoded protein: MSGGAIGKGYVQVYTGNGKGKTTASLGLAVRAAGHGLKTVIIQFMKGWIDYGELAGVRMLAPHVEIHQAGRDTFVNRKNPDPEDIRLAREGWKLAKEIISGRMADIVVLDEINCAMDFGLLPVGEVLEAIKRKPDGMELVLTGRGAPMEIIEAADLVTEMREIRHYYAMGVDARVGVER